The proteins below come from a single Isoptericola dokdonensis DS-3 genomic window:
- a CDS encoding YgfZ/GcvT domain-containing protein: MLSRSGAVAATGPDAGVAWHYGDPVAEQRALVRGGAVVDQSHLGVVRLTGPDRLTWLHSITSQDVQALPPRTSTELFVLSPQGRVEHALAVVDDGTSTWLVTEADHVEPLVAWLTRMRFMMRVEIDDVTGEYAALGEPVDAEGTADEPVTWRDAWPHVAPGGTRYGAPADEHPGADRPWRLVLVPRADLDAAVAAREAAGWRLAGTWASEALRVEAWRPRLAREVDDRTVPHELDWLRTAVHLHKGCYRGQETIARVHNLGRPPRRLVLLHLDGSQHVVPDAGAEVRLDGPDGKVVGVVTTLARHHELGPVALAVVKRNVPQDALLAVVGPVGPGPGAEEIVVAATQEVVVPGDGVSADRPESRGETMRGLTPRGSGAQSLL, translated from the coding sequence TTGCTCAGCAGGTCCGGGGCGGTCGCCGCCACCGGACCCGACGCCGGCGTCGCCTGGCACTACGGCGACCCGGTCGCCGAGCAGCGCGCCCTGGTCCGCGGCGGCGCCGTCGTCGACCAGTCGCACCTGGGCGTCGTCCGGCTCACCGGGCCGGACCGCCTCACCTGGCTGCACTCCATCACCTCGCAGGACGTGCAGGCGCTGCCGCCGCGCACCTCCACCGAGCTGTTCGTGCTGTCCCCGCAGGGCCGCGTCGAGCACGCGCTCGCCGTGGTCGACGACGGCACCTCCACCTGGCTCGTCACCGAGGCCGACCACGTCGAGCCGCTGGTCGCCTGGCTGACCCGGATGCGGTTCATGATGCGTGTCGAGATCGACGACGTCACCGGCGAGTACGCCGCGCTCGGCGAGCCCGTCGACGCCGAGGGCACCGCCGACGAACCCGTCACCTGGCGGGACGCCTGGCCCCACGTCGCGCCCGGCGGGACCCGGTACGGCGCACCGGCCGACGAGCACCCCGGCGCCGACCGTCCGTGGCGCCTCGTGCTCGTCCCGCGCGCCGACCTGGACGCCGCCGTCGCCGCGCGCGAGGCCGCGGGCTGGCGGCTCGCCGGCACGTGGGCGTCCGAGGCGCTGCGCGTCGAGGCGTGGCGGCCCCGCCTGGCCCGCGAGGTCGACGACCGCACCGTCCCGCACGAGCTCGACTGGCTGCGCACCGCCGTCCACCTGCACAAGGGCTGCTACCGCGGTCAGGAGACGATCGCGCGCGTGCACAACCTCGGCCGCCCGCCGCGGCGCCTCGTGTTGCTCCACCTGGACGGCTCCCAGCACGTCGTGCCCGACGCCGGCGCCGAGGTCCGCCTCGACGGCCCGGACGGCAAGGTCGTCGGCGTGGTGACGACCCTCGCGCGGCACCACGAGCTCGGCCCCGTCGCGCTCGCCGTGGTCAAGCGCAACGTCCCGCAGGACGCGCTGCTCGCCGTCGTCGGACCGGTCGGTCCGGGCCCCGGCGCCGAGGAGATCGTCGTGGCCGCCACCCAGGAGGTCGTCGTCCCCGGCGACGGCGTCTCCGCGGACCGGCCCGAGTCGCGCGGCGAGACGATGCGCGGCCTCACCCCTCGCGGCAGCGGCGCGCAGAGCCTGCTGTGA
- a CDS encoding FUSC family protein, with product MSDGPEARPAGEVAGAALRTLVRQVRLRQGFGRVRSGFWPVVQASLAAGAAYAIAHYGLGHDQPFFAAVAAWVCLGYTFDRDPRRVAEVAVGVAVGVGIGDVVVHLIGSGWWQLTVVLLVSALLARFIDRGPLLVTQAGVQAIVVVGLPAATASAGPLSRWTDALVGGLVALAVTLLTPDDPRRRLRVLAGEATTELAETLESVARGLHDQDVDELASALVRGRASEPVLADWIQSARRSAEVARVSVNRARRDDILRLVDQAVLVDRAMRSVRLLARRAPTVVAADGTWPEVGPTAEVVERCAAGVRLLAGALADGTSTEGAREVLSDAARRADPHALGGDHLRVASLALLVRSPLVDVLEAAGTDARDARAMLPEL from the coding sequence GTGAGCGACGGCCCCGAGGCCCGCCCGGCGGGCGAGGTCGCGGGCGCCGCGCTCCGGACGCTCGTCCGGCAGGTCCGGCTCCGCCAGGGGTTCGGGCGGGTGCGCAGCGGGTTCTGGCCCGTCGTGCAGGCGTCCCTCGCCGCCGGTGCCGCGTACGCGATCGCCCACTACGGGCTCGGCCACGACCAGCCCTTCTTCGCGGCCGTCGCCGCGTGGGTCTGCCTCGGCTACACGTTCGACCGGGACCCGCGGCGTGTGGCCGAGGTCGCCGTCGGCGTCGCGGTGGGCGTCGGGATCGGCGACGTCGTCGTCCACCTCATCGGGTCCGGCTGGTGGCAGCTCACCGTCGTCCTGCTCGTCTCCGCGCTGCTCGCGCGCTTCATCGACCGCGGGCCGCTGCTCGTCACGCAGGCCGGGGTCCAGGCGATCGTCGTCGTGGGGCTGCCGGCCGCGACAGCCTCCGCCGGGCCGCTCAGCCGCTGGACGGACGCCCTCGTCGGCGGTCTCGTCGCGCTCGCGGTGACCCTGCTGACACCCGACGACCCACGACGCCGGCTGCGCGTGCTCGCCGGGGAGGCGACCACCGAGCTCGCCGAGACCCTCGAGTCGGTGGCGCGCGGGCTGCACGACCAGGACGTCGACGAGCTGGCGTCGGCGCTGGTGCGCGGGCGGGCGTCGGAGCCGGTCCTCGCCGACTGGATCCAGAGCGCCCGGCGGTCCGCCGAGGTCGCGCGGGTGAGCGTCAACCGGGCGCGACGCGACGACATCCTGCGGCTCGTCGACCAGGCCGTCCTGGTGGACCGGGCCATGCGCAGCGTGCGGCTGCTGGCCCGGCGCGCCCCGACGGTGGTCGCGGCGGACGGCACGTGGCCCGAGGTGGGTCCCACCGCGGAGGTCGTGGAGCGCTGCGCCGCGGGCGTGCGCCTGCTGGCGGGTGCGCTGGCCGACGGCACCTCGACGGAGGGCGCGCGCGAGGTGCTGTCAGACGCGGCGCGGCGGGCCGACCCGCACGCGCTGGGCGGCGACCACTTGCGGGTCGCGTCGCTCGCGCTGCTGGTCAGGTCTCCGCTCGTGGACGTCCTGGAGGCCGCCGGAACGGACGCGCGGGACGCGCGGGCGATGCTCCCCGAGCTCTGA
- a CDS encoding MDR family MFS transporter, with amino-acid sequence MSAQTADPQALPQSKVWAIFAGLMLAMLLAALDQTIVSTALPTIVSDLGGADHLSWVVTAYMLASTATTVLWGKLGDLLGRKELFIVCIVIFLVGSMLCGTSTTMGQLIAWRALQGIGGGGLMVLSQAIIGDVVSPRERGRYQGLFGAVFGVSSVAGPLLGGFFVDNLSWQWVFYINVPIGIVALVVVASVLPRIKPGSRPRIDYAGIVLLAFVSTAIVLVTSLGGTVWGWSSLTTYTWAALGVAGLVAFVVVERRATEPVLPLRLFSNKVFSVAAVVGFVSGFAMFGAITYLPLYLQTVKGSSPTASGLEMTPMMLGLLLTSIVSGQLITRTGRYKPYPIIGTATTAVGLYLLSLMDRDTSTLQAAGSMFVLGLGLGLINQVLVIAVQNAVAYRDLGTATSGATYFRTIGSSVGVAVFGTIFAGGLTTNLTTAPPAGATGACGPESLEASVAGLAQCPPEVQGWFLDGYTATIQTVFLFAVPVALVAFAFAWLLPQVELRTATRDTEPTEAAGLAAGEAFALPSSRTSLEELRMILWRRVGRADPLRVYEITAPDADLSPEEAWMVTRVALKRTREVDVMAARAHAAPSTVRAVATGLAARGMVVLDGDTVLANDQTDLAAEVLREAERRRIQQLVREWPGDEPEIDALADEIAAILDRDPEDARG; translated from the coding sequence GTGAGCGCTCAGACGGCAGACCCGCAGGCACTTCCACAGTCCAAGGTCTGGGCGATCTTCGCCGGCCTGATGCTCGCGATGCTGCTCGCGGCGCTCGACCAGACGATCGTCTCCACCGCGCTCCCCACGATCGTCAGCGACCTGGGCGGCGCCGACCACCTGTCGTGGGTCGTGACCGCGTACATGCTGGCCTCCACGGCCACGACGGTGCTGTGGGGCAAGCTCGGCGACCTGCTGGGCCGCAAGGAGCTCTTCATCGTCTGCATCGTCATCTTCCTCGTCGGGTCGATGCTGTGCGGCACGTCGACGACGATGGGCCAGCTCATCGCCTGGCGCGCGCTGCAGGGCATCGGCGGCGGCGGGCTGATGGTGCTCAGCCAGGCGATCATCGGCGACGTCGTCTCGCCGCGGGAACGGGGCCGGTACCAGGGCCTGTTCGGGGCCGTCTTCGGCGTGTCGTCGGTGGCGGGCCCGCTGCTGGGCGGCTTCTTCGTGGACAACCTGTCCTGGCAGTGGGTGTTCTACATCAACGTGCCGATCGGGATCGTCGCGCTGGTCGTGGTGGCCTCCGTGCTGCCCCGCATCAAGCCGGGATCGCGGCCGCGGATCGACTACGCCGGCATCGTCCTGCTCGCGTTCGTCTCCACGGCGATCGTGCTGGTGACGAGCCTGGGCGGCACCGTGTGGGGCTGGAGCTCGCTGACCACCTACACGTGGGCCGCGCTCGGCGTTGCGGGACTCGTCGCGTTCGTCGTGGTCGAGCGCCGGGCCACGGAGCCGGTGCTCCCGCTGCGCCTGTTCTCGAACAAGGTGTTCAGCGTCGCCGCGGTCGTCGGGTTCGTGTCGGGCTTCGCGATGTTCGGCGCCATCACCTACCTGCCGCTCTACCTCCAGACCGTCAAGGGCTCCTCCCCCACCGCGTCCGGCCTCGAGATGACCCCGATGATGCTGGGGCTGCTGCTCACGTCCATCGTGTCCGGCCAGCTCATCACCCGGACGGGGAGGTACAAGCCGTACCCGATCATCGGGACGGCGACCACCGCCGTCGGCCTGTACCTGCTGTCCCTGATGGACCGCGACACGTCGACCCTGCAGGCCGCGGGCAGCATGTTCGTGCTCGGCCTCGGGCTCGGCCTGATCAACCAGGTGCTCGTCATCGCCGTCCAGAACGCCGTCGCGTACCGCGACCTCGGCACCGCCACGTCGGGCGCGACGTACTTCCGCACGATCGGCTCGTCCGTGGGCGTCGCCGTCTTCGGCACGATCTTCGCAGGCGGGCTCACGACGAACCTCACCACCGCGCCGCCCGCGGGCGCCACGGGCGCGTGCGGACCCGAGTCGCTCGAGGCGAGCGTGGCAGGGCTGGCCCAGTGCCCGCCGGAGGTGCAGGGCTGGTTCCTCGACGGCTACACCGCCACCATCCAGACGGTGTTCCTGTTCGCGGTACCGGTGGCGCTGGTCGCGTTCGCGTTCGCCTGGCTGCTCCCCCAGGTCGAGCTCCGCACGGCCACCCGGGACACCGAGCCGACCGAGGCCGCGGGCCTCGCGGCGGGCGAGGCGTTCGCGCTGCCGTCGAGCCGCACGTCGCTCGAAGAGCTCCGGATGATCCTGTGGCGCCGCGTCGGGCGCGCCGACCCGCTGCGGGTCTACGAGATCACCGCCCCCGACGCCGACCTGTCCCCCGAGGAGGCGTGGATGGTCACGCGCGTCGCGCTCAAGCGCACCCGCGAGGTGGACGTCATGGCGGCGCGCGCCCACGCCGCGCCCTCCACGGTGCGCGCGGTCGCGACCGGCCTCGCGGCCCGCGGCATGGTGGTGCTCGACGGCGACACCGTGCTCGCCAACGACCAGACCGACCTGGCCGCGGAGGTGCTGCGCGAGGCCGAGCGGCGCCGCATCCAGCAGCTCGTGCGGGAGTGGCCCGGCGACGAGCCGGAGATCGACGCGCTGGCCGACGAGATCGCCGCGATCCTCGACCGCGACCCGGAGGACGCGCGGGGCTGA
- a CDS encoding type II toxin-antitoxin system Phd/YefM family antitoxin, with product MEVAVSALRAELKSWIEKARGGEEVVITDRGVPVARLTGVASADLLSDLVREGLVTPARAERPLHAVPAPEPATSAPVAAARGTSALSGLVRRIRR from the coding sequence ATGGAGGTCGCCGTCAGTGCCTTGCGTGCCGAGCTGAAGTCGTGGATCGAGAAGGCCCGAGGAGGCGAGGAGGTCGTCATCACCGACCGGGGTGTGCCTGTCGCGCGCCTGACCGGCGTGGCCAGCGCCGACCTCCTGTCCGACCTGGTGCGCGAGGGTCTCGTGACCCCCGCGCGTGCCGAGCGCCCGCTGCACGCCGTCCCCGCGCCGGAACCCGCCACGTCGGCCCCGGTCGCGGCCGCCCGCGGCACGTCGGCGCTGTCGGGTCTCGTCCGGCGCATCCGCCGCTGA
- a CDS encoding type II toxin-antitoxin system VapC family toxin, translated as MALVYFDASALVKLCVREPGSELASALWNRADVVVTSCLSDVELRATLAAGGRAGVLDDAARRRAAERWDALWPALHRVELTESLAGSASALAGGPHPLRGADAVHLASALAVAGPDTLVAAWDEGVASAARSHGLRVLP; from the coding sequence ATGGCCCTCGTCTACTTCGACGCCAGCGCCCTGGTGAAGCTCTGCGTCCGCGAGCCCGGCTCCGAGCTGGCCAGCGCCCTGTGGAACCGTGCGGACGTCGTCGTGACGTCGTGCCTGTCCGATGTCGAGCTGCGGGCCACGCTCGCCGCGGGCGGCCGCGCCGGCGTCCTCGACGACGCCGCTCGGCGGCGCGCCGCCGAGCGGTGGGACGCGCTGTGGCCCGCGCTGCACCGGGTCGAGCTGACCGAGTCCCTGGCGGGGTCGGCGTCCGCGCTCGCCGGCGGTCCGCACCCGCTGCGCGGCGCCGACGCCGTGCATCTCGCCAGCGCGCTCGCCGTCGCGGGGCCCGACACGCTCGTCGCGGCGTGGGACGAGGGTGTCGCGTCCGCGGCGCGCTCCCACGGGCTGCGCGTCCTGCCGTAG
- a CDS encoding DUF2516 family protein: MIGNLQLYVLIALAVVVFVVQVYALVDALRRPARGYTSEGKLTKPIWLLILGVATAIGFLGLPPLMVTSRSFLNLIACVAAIVYLVDVRPRLQPYGTGKGRPQRPSGW, translated from the coding sequence GTGATCGGCAACCTCCAGCTGTACGTCCTCATCGCCCTGGCGGTCGTGGTCTTCGTCGTGCAGGTCTACGCGCTCGTCGACGCGCTGCGTCGTCCGGCCCGTGGCTACACGTCCGAGGGCAAGCTCACCAAGCCGATCTGGCTGCTCATCCTCGGCGTGGCGACGGCCATCGGGTTCCTCGGGCTCCCGCCCCTCATGGTGACCTCGCGCAGCTTCCTCAACCTCATCGCCTGCGTCGCCGCGATCGTCTACCTCGTGGACGTGCGCCCGCGCCTGCAGCCGTACGGCACCGGCAAGGGACGCCCGCAGCGTCCCAGCGGCTGGTGA
- a CDS encoding asparaginase gives MVTAAVARGAAPLAEVVRGDLVESVHLGHLVVLDAAGDVVVSVGDPATTIWPRSSLKPVQAVAMLRAGLDLPSEHLALAAASHDGTARHVEVARAILAGAGLTPDDLANTPDLPLDPATAAGWQVAGHGPDRLTQNCSGKHAAMLATCVAAGWPTDGYLALDHPLQQAVRAAVAELCGPDGAVHATVDGCGAPLFSTTLVGLARGFSRLVTAPAGSPEARVAAAMSGHPALVGGEHRDATAAMRAVPGAVAKDGADGVYAAALPGGAAIAFKVLDGAGRPRPAVLVRALLLAGAAAVPGADVDALDALARTPVLGGGQPVGEVRAVVGQEQA, from the coding sequence CTGGTGACCGCCGCCGTCGCCCGGGGCGCGGCACCGCTCGCCGAGGTCGTCCGCGGCGACCTCGTGGAGTCCGTGCACCTGGGCCACCTGGTCGTGCTCGACGCCGCCGGTGACGTCGTCGTGTCCGTCGGCGACCCGGCCACCACCATCTGGCCGCGATCGTCCCTCAAGCCCGTGCAGGCCGTCGCCATGCTCCGTGCGGGGCTGGACCTGCCGTCCGAGCACCTGGCGCTCGCCGCCGCGAGCCACGACGGCACGGCCCGGCACGTCGAGGTGGCGCGCGCGATCCTCGCGGGCGCGGGCCTGACGCCCGACGACCTCGCCAACACCCCTGACCTGCCGCTCGACCCGGCCACCGCGGCCGGCTGGCAGGTCGCCGGGCACGGGCCCGACCGGCTCACCCAGAACTGCTCCGGCAAGCACGCCGCGATGCTCGCCACGTGCGTCGCCGCAGGGTGGCCCACCGACGGCTACCTGGCCCTCGACCACCCGCTGCAGCAGGCCGTCCGCGCCGCCGTCGCCGAGCTCTGCGGCCCCGACGGCGCCGTGCACGCCACGGTCGACGGCTGCGGGGCACCGCTGTTCTCCACGACGCTCGTCGGCCTGGCCCGCGGCTTCTCCCGCCTCGTGACCGCCCCCGCCGGGAGCCCTGAGGCGCGGGTCGCGGCCGCGATGTCCGGCCACCCCGCGCTCGTCGGCGGGGAGCACCGGGACGCGACCGCCGCGATGCGGGCCGTGCCCGGGGCGGTCGCGAAGGACGGTGCCGACGGCGTGTACGCCGCCGCGCTGCCCGGCGGTGCGGCGATCGCCTTCAAGGTGCTCGACGGCGCCGGGCGTCCCCGGCCGGCCGTGCTCGTCCGTGCCCTGCTGCTCGCCGGGGCGGCCGCCGTGCCCGGCGCCGACGTCGACGCCCTGGACGCGCTCGCCCGGACCCCGGTGCTGGGCGGCGGGCAGCCGGTCGGCGAGGTCCGGGCCGTCGTCGGGCAGGAGCAGGCATGA
- the dtd gene encoding D-aminoacyl-tRNA deacylase translates to MRAVVQRATRASVTVDGEVVGKIDRPGLVVLVGVTHDDGPDDAATIARKVAELRILRGERSASDEGAPVLVVSQFTLYGDARKGRRPTWQAAAPGPVAEPLVDAVVADLRGRGLEVATGVFGADMAVELVNDGPITLLLET, encoded by the coding sequence ATGAGGGCCGTGGTGCAGCGTGCGACGCGCGCGAGCGTGACCGTCGACGGCGAGGTCGTCGGGAAGATCGACCGGCCGGGTCTCGTCGTCCTCGTCGGGGTCACCCACGACGACGGCCCCGACGACGCCGCGACGATCGCGCGCAAGGTCGCGGAGCTGCGCATCCTGCGCGGCGAGCGGTCGGCCTCCGACGAGGGCGCACCTGTGCTCGTCGTCAGCCAGTTCACGCTCTACGGCGACGCGCGCAAGGGGCGGCGCCCCACCTGGCAGGCGGCAGCGCCCGGTCCGGTGGCCGAGCCGCTCGTGGACGCGGTCGTCGCCGACCTGCGCGGGCGCGGGCTGGAGGTCGCCACCGGCGTGTTCGGCGCCGACATGGCGGTCGAGCTCGTCAACGACGGGCCGATCACGCTCCTGCTGGAGACCTGA
- a CDS encoding LPXTG cell wall anchor domain-containing protein codes for MRARAAAGTVLAATLVLGGAGTAVADVEPSPEESPSAEVDGYAPPPVLTVDVLEPICDGDVPYLRYAVDVENLEDPPDTVDITWVNPEGDDVVQAGLPLTGRVLWPGAEVGPEGEALDWPGWSFVDGEWVVGDEFDWVRPSVSLEFEVNPTATATVGYPEASPACATPPGTPEPTIDVDTLTPLCVAGVTYLDYAVEVTGTPNDTVTLTWDNPDGEDYVHADQPLSGRVLWPGAYPERFVDLPADEGWELVNNMWQNTRDFGWAVGDVDVTFAVNPEVTVTVTYPDDTENCVEEEVPPGEPGDTPDPGENPNDPGANPNDPGESELPRTGGEVAGLIALAAGLLAVGTATVLLVRRRRHAED; via the coding sequence GTGCGCGCACGCGCCGCAGCGGGGACGGTGCTCGCCGCGACGCTCGTGCTCGGCGGGGCCGGGACAGCGGTGGCGGACGTCGAGCCCTCGCCCGAGGAGAGCCCTTCCGCAGAGGTCGACGGCTACGCCCCGCCGCCCGTCCTCACCGTCGACGTGCTGGAGCCGATCTGCGACGGCGACGTCCCGTACCTGCGGTACGCCGTGGACGTCGAGAACCTCGAGGACCCGCCGGACACCGTCGACATCACCTGGGTCAACCCGGAGGGCGACGACGTCGTGCAGGCGGGCCTCCCGCTCACGGGCCGGGTCCTGTGGCCCGGCGCCGAGGTCGGTCCCGAGGGCGAGGCCCTCGACTGGCCCGGCTGGAGCTTCGTCGACGGCGAGTGGGTCGTCGGTGACGAGTTCGACTGGGTGCGCCCCTCGGTGTCCCTCGAGTTCGAGGTGAACCCGACGGCGACGGCGACGGTCGGCTACCCCGAGGCGTCGCCCGCCTGCGCCACCCCGCCGGGCACCCCCGAGCCCACCATCGACGTGGACACCCTCACCCCGCTCTGCGTGGCCGGGGTGACCTACCTCGACTACGCCGTCGAGGTGACCGGCACACCGAACGACACGGTGACGCTCACCTGGGACAACCCCGACGGCGAGGACTACGTGCACGCCGACCAGCCGCTGTCGGGCCGCGTGCTCTGGCCCGGCGCCTACCCGGAACGGTTCGTCGACCTGCCGGCCGACGAGGGGTGGGAGCTGGTCAACAACATGTGGCAGAACACCCGCGACTTCGGCTGGGCCGTGGGTGACGTCGACGTCACGTTCGCCGTGAACCCCGAGGTGACGGTCACGGTCACCTACCCTGACGACACGGAGAACTGCGTCGAGGAGGAGGTGCCCCCGGGCGAGCCGGGCGACACCCCTGACCCGGGCGAGAACCCGAACGACCCCGGAGCGAACCCCAACGACCCGGGCGAGAGCGAGCTGCCTCGCACGGGCGGCGAGGTCGCCGGCCTGATCGCGCTGGCCGCGGGCCTGCTGGCGGTCGGCACCGCCACGGTCCTGCTGGTGCGACGCCGCCGGCACGCCGAGGACTGA
- a CDS encoding DUF4012 domain-containing protein, with amino-acid sequence MALSPDGTAAPSPARRPPRRRARRWVLGILGTILLLAVVVGVCAVLIVRDAFVARDALDEAATTVPAVSQAIRDRLRDPAPDAPSLADDPALLALQESTETARDATDGPVWWLAAHLPGIGPSVGAATTVSAVIDDVADVALPALAMTADAAARTTRTDDGGIDLAPLAAVAADTAHAHDVVTAAHADLDAVDLERVQAEFVGPVVDLADQLGALDRLLATAERTTTLLPAMLGADGPRRYLLLGMSNAELRAAGGIPGALMEVEIDGGRVAVGAQAATGDVGPFRRPVLPLDPADEAAYTTRLGRFVQDVTLTPDFATTGPLAAEMWRRSQDVEVDGVLATDPVALSYLLEATGPVRVDLPRGIAAAIGTDRVTAEPETVVDLLLRRTYEVLDDEQADRFYAVVAAAVLDELSNGDVAPADLLAAFERAAREHRLLVWSARPDEQADLAGTLVAGTFADDRARDAVGVFLDDLVVGKLSAYLEVQVGVAESVCTGEGRADTVRVTLTNRLDADAAASLPDYVAGPPDDPDRGRMQLTLSAYGTRGGDVPRLTRDDGPVAGETLDVHGRDRVAVTVDLDPGDSTAVDVTVGQSATAARGEGSARPGDLEVWATPTVSSSGLHVLDVPVCG; translated from the coding sequence ATGGCCCTCTCGCCGGACGGCACGGCGGCGCCCTCGCCGGCACGCCGCCCTCCCCGCCGTCGCGCCCGCCGCTGGGTGCTCGGCATCCTCGGGACGATCCTCCTGCTGGCAGTCGTCGTCGGCGTCTGCGCCGTCCTCATCGTCCGCGACGCCTTCGTGGCACGGGACGCGCTCGACGAGGCCGCCACCACCGTCCCCGCCGTCTCCCAGGCGATCCGGGACAGGCTCCGCGACCCCGCACCGGACGCCCCGTCCCTCGCCGACGACCCGGCGCTGCTCGCCCTGCAGGAGTCGACCGAGACGGCCCGCGACGCCACCGACGGCCCCGTGTGGTGGCTCGCCGCACACCTGCCCGGCATCGGGCCGTCGGTCGGCGCCGCCACGACCGTCTCCGCGGTGATCGACGACGTCGCCGACGTCGCCCTGCCCGCGCTGGCCATGACGGCGGACGCCGCCGCCCGCACGACGCGCACCGACGACGGGGGCATCGACCTCGCCCCCCTCGCGGCGGTAGCGGCCGACACGGCGCACGCGCACGACGTGGTGACGGCCGCGCACGCCGACCTCGACGCCGTCGACCTCGAGCGTGTCCAGGCCGAGTTCGTGGGGCCCGTCGTCGACCTCGCGGACCAGCTCGGCGCCCTCGACCGGCTCCTCGCCACGGCCGAGCGCACGACCACCCTCCTGCCCGCCATGCTCGGGGCGGACGGACCGCGGCGGTACCTGCTGCTCGGCATGTCCAACGCGGAGCTGCGCGCGGCCGGCGGCATCCCCGGCGCACTCATGGAGGTGGAGATCGACGGTGGCCGCGTGGCGGTGGGCGCCCAGGCCGCGACCGGTGACGTCGGTCCGTTCCGCCGCCCGGTGCTGCCGCTCGACCCGGCGGACGAGGCGGCCTACACGACCCGGCTCGGGCGCTTCGTCCAGGACGTGACGCTCACCCCCGACTTCGCGACCACCGGCCCTCTGGCCGCCGAGATGTGGCGGCGGTCGCAGGACGTCGAGGTGGACGGCGTGCTCGCCACCGATCCCGTGGCGCTGTCGTACCTGCTGGAGGCCACCGGACCGGTACGGGTCGACCTCCCGCGGGGCATCGCTGCGGCGATCGGCACGGACCGGGTGACCGCCGAGCCGGAGACCGTCGTCGACCTCCTCCTGCGGCGCACCTACGAGGTGCTCGACGACGAGCAGGCCGACCGGTTCTACGCGGTGGTGGCGGCAGCCGTCCTCGACGAGCTCTCGAACGGCGACGTCGCACCGGCCGACCTGCTGGCCGCGTTCGAGCGGGCCGCCCGGGAGCACCGGCTGCTCGTCTGGTCGGCGCGACCGGACGAGCAGGCCGACCTCGCCGGGACCCTCGTGGCGGGGACGTTCGCCGACGACCGGGCGCGCGACGCGGTCGGGGTCTTCCTCGACGACCTGGTCGTGGGCAAGCTCAGCGCCTACCTCGAGGTGCAGGTGGGCGTCGCGGAGTCGGTCTGCACCGGCGAGGGACGCGCCGACACGGTCCGGGTCACGTTGACGAACCGGCTGGACGCCGACGCCGCGGCCTCCCTGCCGGACTACGTCGCGGGGCCGCCGGACGACCCCGACCGGGGTCGCATGCAGCTCACGCTGTCCGCGTACGGCACCCGGGGCGGCGACGTCCCCCGGCTGACGCGGGACGACGGGCCCGTGGCGGGCGAGACGCTCGACGTCCACGGCCGGGACCGCGTCGCGGTCACGGTCGACCTCGACCCGGGCGACTCGACCGCCGTCGACGTCACGGTCGGCCAGTCGGCCACGGCGGCGCGCGGCGAGGGGTCCGCCCGGCCGGGCGACCTCGAGGTGTGGGCCACCCCGACCGTGTCGTCGTCGGGGCTGCATGTCCTCGACGTCCCCGTCTGCGGGTGA